The Streptomyces halobius genomic interval GTTGACCGCGTACGAGGACGAACACCTCACCGACCCCGCCGAGGCGTGGGGGCACCTCCCGTTCGAGCGAAGCCGAGAGTGGGGGAAATCCAGCCGACTGCTCCAGTCCGAGATCGAGCGCCCGCGCGTCGGCCCGATGCGGGACATCGTCGCCACCATCCAGCCGGAGCAGGACGAGATCGTACGCGCCGGGATCGGCGGCTCGGTCTGCGTCCAGGGGGCGCCGGGCACCGGGAAGACCGCGGTCGGCCTGCACCGTGTCGCGTATCTGCTGTACACGCACCGGGAGCGGCTGGCGCGTTCCGGCACCCTCGTCATCGGCCCGAACCGCTCCTTCCTCCACTACATCGAGCAGGTGCTGCCGGCCCTGGGCGAGCTGGAGGTCAAGCAGGCCACGGTGGACGATCTCGTCGGGCAGGTGGACGTACGCGGGACGGACGAGGCGGCCGCGGCGACGGTCAAGGGCGATGCGCGGATGGCGGAGGTGCTGCGGCGCGCCGTCCGCTCGCACATCACGATGCCGCAGGAGCCGTGCGTGGTCGTCCGCGGCTCCCGGCGCTGGCGGGTACCGGCGTATGAACTCGAAGAGCTCGTACGGGAGTTGATGAATCGGGAGATCCGTTACGCCGCGGCGCGCGAGGCGCTGCCGCAGCGGATCGCGCATGCCGTGCTCGTGCGGATGGAGCAGGCGGGCGAGGCTCCGGACGACCGGGTGCAGGACGCGGTGGCCCGTAATGCCGCCGTGAAGGCCGTGGTCAAGGCGGTGTGGCCGCCGGTCGATCCGGCGAAGCTGGTGCTGCGGCTGCTGAGCGACGCGGACTTCCTGGCCGCGCAGGCGGACGGGATACTGACGGCCGACGAGCAGAAGACGATCCTGTGGGCCAAGCCGCCCCGGAGCGTGAAGAGCGCCAAGTGGTCCGTCGCGGACGCGGTGCTGATCGACGAGACGATGGACCTGGTCTCGCGCACGCAGTCACTGGGACATGTGGTCCTGGACGAGGCACAGGACCTCTCCCCCATGCAGTACCGGGCGGTGGGCCGCCGCTGCTCCACGGGATCGGCGACGATCCTCGGGGACATCGCCCAGGGTACGACCCCGTGGGCGACGGACACGTGGGAGGAGACGCTGGCTCATCTGGGCAAGCCGGACTCCGCCGTCGAGGAGCTGACGCAGGGCTTCCGGGTGCCGCGCGAGGTGATCGCGTTCGCGTCGCGGCTGCTGCCGGCGATCGCCCCCGATCTGACGGAGGCCACCTCGATCCGTGAGTCCGCGGGCCACTTCGAGGTCCGCGGGGTCGCGCCGGACGACCTGGACACTGCCGTCCTCGCGGCCTGCGACGAAGCGCTCGCCCAGGAGGGCTCGATCGGCCTGATCGCGGCCGACGCCCGCGTCCCGGCGCTGCGCGCGGCCCTGGAGACGGCGGGTGTGCGCTGTCTGGCGCCCGGCGAGGAGACCTCCGCCGGGTCCCGGCTGACGCTGGTGCCCGCCACACTGGCCAAGGGCCTGGAGTACGACTACGTGGTGCTGGACGAGCCGGCGGCGATCGTGGACGGCGAGCCGGACGAGCGCACCGGACTGCGCCGCCTGTATGTGTGCCTGACCCGGCCGGTGTCCGGGCTGACGGTGGTGCATGCGGCGGGGCTGCCGGAGCAGCTGGGTGGGGGATGTTGAGCGGCGGGTGGCTGCCGGAGCAGCTGGGTGGGGGATGTTGAGCGGCGGGTGGCTGCCGGAGCAGCTGGGTGGGGGATGTTGAGCGGCGGGTGGCTGCCGGGGCAGCGGTGCCGGTGGGCTGCGCCCGGTGGCATGAGCCAGGTGGTCGGAATCTGGTGACTGCCCCTGCGACCTGTCCCCCGGCGGTCTGAACCCGGTGGCCAGAATGCGACGGTCTGAACCCCGTGGTCAGTGCCCGGTGGTCAGCGCCCGGTGGTCAGCGCCCGGTGGTCAGCGCCCGGCGTCCATGACGCGCTGCCCCTCAGGCGCGCCGCCCCGCACCCCGCCTTACGCCGCCCGCCTCGCCCCCGTGACACCGCCACCCGTCCCCCGCTACACCGACACCACCCCATCCAGCGCCTCCCGCCACTCCCGTACCGCCGCAGCGTCCACCGGGGCAGCCCACCCGGCGGGGCGTGCCGCGCCCCCGATGTGGAACGCGTCGATACCGGCCGCGCGGAGCATCGGCAGATGGCCGAGCCCGAGTCCGCCGCCGACCAGGATGCGGGGCCCGTAGCCGGGCTCACCCGCCGCCGTACGGGCCTGCTCGGCCAGCAGCGTCCGCAGCCCCTCGTCCACGCCGCTGGGAGAGCCTGCGGTCAGGATCGTGTCCGGACCGGCCGCATCCGCGGGAAGCCTGCCCATCGGCTCCGTCAGCCCGGCCAGTTCCTTGCGCAACGCGTCCCGGTCGGCGGCCCGGTCAATGGCCCGGTGGAAGGTCCAGCGGCAGCCGTCGATCACCTCGGCCAGCGCGCGTACGGCGTCGAGATCCGGCCGTCCGTCCGGGGTCAGGAAGCCGAGCACGAACTCGTCCGCGCCCTCCGCCCGCAGCGCCGCGGCGTCCGCGCACAGCGCCGCGACATCGCCGGACGCGAAGCCGTCGGCGGCGCGCAGCATCACCCGCAGCGGGATGTCGACGGCCGCCCGGATCGCCGCGAAGGTGGCCCGCGACGGCGTGAGCCCGTCGGCCTCCATATCGGTGACCAGCTCCAGGCGGTCGGCTCCGCCGGCCTGGGCGGCGACCGCGTCCTCCGGGCCGAGCGCGATCACCTCCAGGAGTGCGCGCTTGCTCATGTGACCCCGATCCTTAAGGAGGCGACAACAGGTCTAGTCCAATATCCAGCGTAAGGGGCGGCACACGCTCCGGATGCCACATAGCCCCCGGACACGACCACAAACCGACCGAAAAGCCCACCGAGCACC includes:
- a CDS encoding copper homeostasis protein CutC, coding for MSKRALLEVIALGPEDAVAAQAGGADRLELVTDMEADGLTPSRATFAAIRAAVDIPLRVMLRAADGFASGDVAALCADAAALRAEGADEFVLGFLTPDGRPDLDAVRALAEVIDGCRWTFHRAIDRAADRDALRKELAGLTEPMGRLPADAAGPDTILTAGSPSGVDEGLRTLLAEQARTAAGEPGYGPRILVGGGLGLGHLPMLRAAGIDAFHIGGAARPAGWAAPVDAAAVREWREALDGVVSV
- a CDS encoding HelD family protein, coding for MPSHAHPSPDHRPSSTPLRAERAHLAASRSALRAMRKDAESLNIADVTASWVNAEVLQGEVDARIKALADLTHTALFFGRLDYLHAPGIDLAEGAAGENFYIGRRHVHDADGDPMVIDWRAPVSQPFYRASKKDPMGLKLRRRFGYSGGELTAYEDEHLTDPAEAWGHLPFERSREWGKSSRLLQSEIERPRVGPMRDIVATIQPEQDEIVRAGIGGSVCVQGAPGTGKTAVGLHRVAYLLYTHRERLARSGTLVIGPNRSFLHYIEQVLPALGELEVKQATVDDLVGQVDVRGTDEAAAATVKGDARMAEVLRRAVRSHITMPQEPCVVVRGSRRWRVPAYELEELVRELMNREIRYAAAREALPQRIAHAVLVRMEQAGEAPDDRVQDAVARNAAVKAVVKAVWPPVDPAKLVLRLLSDADFLAAQADGILTADEQKTILWAKPPRSVKSAKWSVADAVLIDETMDLVSRTQSLGHVVLDEAQDLSPMQYRAVGRRCSTGSATILGDIAQGTTPWATDTWEETLAHLGKPDSAVEELTQGFRVPREVIAFASRLLPAIAPDLTEATSIRESAGHFEVRGVAPDDLDTAVLAACDEALAQEGSIGLIAADARVPALRAALETAGVRCLAPGEETSAGSRLTLVPATLAKGLEYDYVVLDEPAAIVDGEPDERTGLRRLYVCLTRPVSGLTVVHAAGLPEQLGGGC